A genomic window from Vitis riparia cultivar Riparia Gloire de Montpellier isolate 1030 chromosome 18, EGFV_Vit.rip_1.0, whole genome shotgun sequence includes:
- the LOC117906944 gene encoding putative laccase-9 — translation MKKMRFLLEVLVPALLTGMLASMAEGRTHYYDFVLKETNFTRLCKTKSMMTVNDSFPGPVIRIHRGDLVYVNVHNQDDFGVTIHWHGVKQIRNPWSDGPDHITQCRIQPGTNFTYKVIFGEDQEGTLWWHAHSDWTRASVHGAIVILPTEGTTYPFPKPDAEHLLVLGSWFSGDLNKEYEEFFSNQTFESLLDDNAFTINGEPGDLVPCGRETTHRFLVDYGGTYLLRIVNAVVNVELFFAISEHNLTIVGTDGTYTKPKVTSYIMIAPGQTMDVLITTNQSLSHYYMGARRFTTLTANATFNNMTATAILQYRGNYNPPDVPSFPTNLPLFHDWESGLGFLPLLRSLATPEHPVNVPLNITTRMFITASINLVNYTLDGTEVSHLGASLNNITFMDPTSSILLAYYRHTSGVYTTDFPDYPPSYYNFTGDIHVRPLSVVATKVKVFNYNESVEIVFQGTNLQGQPSDHPMHLHGYTFYVVGMGTGVFNNETDPKSYNLVDPSERNTITVPKKGWVALRFLANNPGVWLWHCHIDRHLIWGMDTTFIVKNGETPDTSMLPPPAYMPSCAAQSPIRIEDFRDSVELVDKINVN, via the exons atgaagaagatgaggtTTTTATTAGAGGTGCTAGTGCCTGCGCTTTTGACTGGAATGTTAGCTTCCATGGCTGAAGGGCGCACCCATTACTATGATTTTGTG CTGAAAGAGACCAATTTCACGAGGCTGTGCAAGACAAAGAGCATGATGACTGTAAATGATAGCTTTCCAGGGCCGGTGATTCGTATTCACAGAGGCGACCTGGTGTATGTCAACGTTCACAATCAAGACGATTTTGGTGTCACTATCCATTG GCATGGAGTGAAGCAAATAAGGAATCCATGGTCAGATGGTCCAGACCACATAACTCAGTGCAGGATTCAGCCAGGAACAAACTTCACATACAAGGTGATATTTGGTGAAGATCAGGAAGGAACTCTTTGGTGGCATGCCCATAGTGACTGGACAAGGGCCAGTGTTCATGGTGCCATTGTTATCTTGCCAACTGAAGGAACCACCTACCCATTTCCCAAGCCTGATGCTGAACACCTCCTGGTATTAG GATCTTGGTTTTCAGGAGACTTGAACAAGGAATATGAGGAGTTCTTTTCAAATCAAACTTTTGAATCACTACTGGATGATAATGCTTTCACCATCAACGGCGAACCAGGAGATCTTGTCCCATGCGGTCGTG AGACAACACACCGTTTCCTGGTGGACTATGGCGGGACCTATCTTCTTCGCATAGTGAATGCAGTGGTTAATGTAGAACTCTTCTTTGCCATATCTGAGCATAACCTCACTATAGTTGGCACGGACGGAACCTACACTAAGCCAAAAGTGACCAGTTATATCATGATAGCCCCAGGCCAAACTATGGATGTTTTGATCACAACAAACCAGAGTTTAAGTCATTACTACATGGGTGCAAGACGATTCACAACCTTAACCGCCAATGCTACCTTCAATAATATGACGGCTACCGCTATTCTTCAGTATAGAGGGAACTATAATCCCCCAGACGTACCTTCCTTTCCCACTAACCTTCCCTTGTTCCATGACTGGGAGTCTGGATTGGGCTTTCTTCCCCTCTTGAGGAGCTTAGCAACCCCAGAGCACCCAGTCAATGTCCCACTCAATATAACTACCAGGATGTTCATTACAGCTTCCATAAATTTGGTTAATTATACACTTGACGGGACAGAGGTCAGCCATCTTGGTGCCAGCTTGAACAACATCACTTTTATGGACCCAACTTCAAGTATTCTGCTTGCCTATTACAG GCACACCAGCGGGGTTTACACTACAGATTTTCCAGACTACCCACCTTCTTACTATAACTTCACTGGGGATATTCATGTTCGTCCATTGTCTGTAGTGGCAACAAAAGTGAAGGTGTTCAATTATAATGAATCAGTGGAGATAGTATTCCAGGGGACTAACCTGCAAGGCCAACCCTCAGATCATCCAATGCATTTGCATGGATACACCTTTTATGTGGTTGGGATGGGTACTGGAGTTTTCAACAATGAGACTGATCCAAAATCGTACAATTTGGTCGATCCATCTGAACGTAACACCATTACAGTTCCAAAGAAAGGATGGGTTGCCCTCAGATTTTTAGCAAATAATCCTG GTGTATGGCTGTGGCATTGTCATATTGATAGACATCTCATATGGGGAATGGACACTACTTTCATAGTGAAGAATGGTGAAACCCCGGACACCAGTATGCTGCCACCCCCTGCTTACATGCCTTCTTGTGCAGCTCAATCCCCTATTAGGATTGAAGATTTCCGGGATTCAGTTGAGCTAGTTGATAAGATAAATGTTAACTGA